The Lentimicrobiaceae bacterium genome window below encodes:
- the topA gene encoding type I DNA topoisomerase: MSKNLVIVESPAKAKTIEKFLGKDFTVKSSYGHIRDLSTKDLGIDVEGDFTPNYEILADKKKIISDLSKSSKEAETVWLATDEDREGEAISWHLAEVLNLKGNVNRIVFNEITKTAIQEAIKQPRSIDINLVNAQQARRVLDRIVGFEISPILWRKVKPALSAGRVQSVAVRLIVEKEEEIKNFKSTYSYRVVANFTVDNKYGKAELKAELNHKFKTKEEALEFLEKCKDADFVIKDIVKKPSKRSPAPPFTTSTLQQEASRKLGFSVSRTMSVAQQLYESGKITYMRTDSVNLSGLAINTAKQEIYKLYGEEYHKARKYTTKTKGAQEAHEAIRPTFIDAHTVEGDSAKQKLYNLIWKRTIASQMQDASIETTTIYIDISNQQYEFVSKGQIVTFDGFLKVYLESTDDEEENIEGILPKVEKGNVLVANSISATQKFSNPPYRYTEASLVKKLEELGIGRPSTYAPTISTIQKREYVVKDNIEGIKRDFVTLTLKNKKITESVKQEISGKENGKLFPTDTGELVTKFLMKHFENIMNYNFTADVEVEFDKIAQGQKKWNEMIKNFYKPFHKHVVKTMDEAEKEKGERLLGTDPKTGLNVYVKLGRYGLIAQLGETESEEKPKFAGLKKGQTLENITLEEALKLLEFPKIIGKFEDADIKIGIGRFGPYIQHKSLFYSIKQPDNPNSIEVDRAIEIIQEGREKNAKKTIKEFEENPDIKVLNGRYGPYISYQKSNIKIPKTTDPATLTLQDCLDLIEKDAKSPKKGRAARSTTKTTKKKSAKK, translated from the coding sequence ATGAGTAAAAACCTTGTCATCGTTGAGTCGCCCGCAAAAGCAAAAACTATTGAGAAGTTTTTAGGCAAAGACTTTACCGTAAAATCAAGCTATGGACACATTAGAGATTTATCGACAAAAGATTTGGGAATAGATGTTGAAGGCGACTTTACACCTAACTACGAAATATTAGCCGACAAAAAGAAAATTATTTCCGATTTAAGTAAATCGAGTAAAGAAGCAGAAACTGTTTGGCTAGCAACTGATGAAGACCGCGAGGGAGAAGCTATTTCGTGGCATTTAGCCGAAGTTTTAAACTTGAAAGGTAATGTCAATAGAATAGTTTTTAACGAAATAACCAAAACTGCTATTCAAGAAGCGATTAAGCAGCCCAGAAGTATAGACATAAATTTGGTTAATGCTCAGCAAGCCCGACGAGTTTTAGATAGAATAGTAGGTTTTGAAATTTCTCCCATATTATGGAGAAAAGTAAAACCTGCCTTATCAGCTGGTAGAGTTCAAAGCGTTGCTGTACGGCTAATTGTTGAAAAAGAAGAAGAAATAAAAAATTTTAAATCAACATACTCATACAGAGTTGTTGCCAACTTTACTGTTGACAACAAATACGGTAAAGCTGAGCTTAAAGCCGAGCTTAACCATAAATTTAAAACCAAAGAAGAAGCCCTCGAATTTTTGGAAAAATGCAAAGATGCCGATTTTGTTATAAAGGATATTGTTAAAAAGCCCTCAAAACGCTCTCCGGCTCCGCCTTTTACTACTTCAACATTGCAACAAGAAGCGTCTCGAAAATTAGGTTTTAGCGTTTCGCGAACCATGTCGGTGGCTCAGCAACTATATGAAAGTGGGAAAATTACTTATATGCGTACCGACTCGGTAAACCTTTCGGGATTAGCGATTAACACTGCCAAACAAGAAATTTATAAACTTTACGGCGAAGAATACCATAAAGCCCGAAAATATACAACAAAAACTAAAGGTGCACAAGAAGCTCACGAAGCCATCAGACCTACATTTATTGATGCTCACACCGTAGAAGGCGATAGCGCCAAACAAAAATTATATAACCTTATTTGGAAAAGGACTATTGCTTCGCAGATGCAAGATGCAAGCATAGAAACTACAACTATTTATATCGATATTTCAAATCAGCAATATGAGTTTGTGAGCAAAGGTCAGATTGTTACTTTCGACGGATTTTTGAAAGTTTATTTAGAATCAACAGACGATGAAGAAGAAAACATCGAGGGCATACTTCCAAAAGTTGAAAAAGGCAACGTGCTTGTAGCCAACTCAATAAGTGCAACACAAAAGTTTTCAAATCCTCCGTACAGATATACCGAAGCAAGTTTGGTGAAAAAATTGGAAGAGCTTGGTATAGGACGACCATCAACGTATGCTCCCACTATTTCTACAATACAAAAACGCGAATACGTCGTAAAAGATAATATCGAAGGTATTAAAAGAGATTTTGTTACGCTTACGCTGAAAAACAAAAAAATTACCGAAAGCGTAAAACAAGAAATCAGCGGTAAAGAGAACGGCAAGTTGTTTCCCACCGACACAGGCGAACTAGTTACTAAGTTTTTGATGAAACATTTCGAAAATATTATGAACTACAATTTTACAGCCGACGTTGAAGTTGAATTTGACAAAATTGCTCAGGGTCAGAAGAAATGGAACGAAATGATAAAAAATTTCTATAAACCATTTCACAAACACGTAGTTAAAACTATGGATGAAGCCGAAAAAGAAAAAGGCGAAAGATTACTTGGCACTGACCCTAAAACCGGCTTAAATGTGTACGTCAAACTTGGCAGATACGGCTTAATTGCGCAGCTTGGCGAAACAGAATCGGAAGAAAAACCAAAATTTGCCGGACTGAAAAAAGGACAAACATTAGAAAATATCACATTAGAAGAAGCTTTAAAACTATTGGAGTTTCCCAAAATTATTGGAAAATTCGAAGATGCCGACATTAAAATAGGTATAGGTAGATTTGGTCCGTACATACAACATAAGTCACTTTTTTATTCGATAAAACAACCCGACAATCCTAACAGTATTGAAGTTGATAGAGCTATCGAAATAATACAAGAAGGTAGAGAGAAAAACGCTAAAAAAACGATTAAAGAATTTGAAGAAAATCCG
- the miaB gene encoding tRNA (N6-isopentenyl adenosine(37)-C2)-methylthiotransferase MiaB: protein MGIRKAYIETYGCQMNVADSEVVRAVLTSENIVSTLDISDADIILINTCSIRDNAEQRVIKRLSEFASLKQKRADIIIGVIGCMAERMKETIFEKVKSVDLIAGPDSYRDLPRLIDIAASGEKASNVLLSVDETYADINPLRLGDNGVNAFISIMRGCENFCAYCVVPYTRGKERSRNFSSIIDEAKYLFDNGYREVTLLGQNVNSYKTQNNNEQIDFPKLIKAVAQIDPLLRVRFATSHPKDFSNDLIEAIMQYDNICKSVHLPMQSGSTSVLKRMRRSYTFEWYLERVETLKKHIPECSLSTDIIAGFCGETEQEHQETIAAMNQIRFNDAFMFKYSERPNTIAAKKYKDDVPDEVKSARLTEIIELQKKHSLQHNKKDIGIEYEVLIEGSSKRSEKQLYGRNSQNKVVVFDDKGFLKGTYIKVRISSVTSATLLGDNIY from the coding sequence ATGGGGATACGCAAAGCATATATTGAAACATATGGTTGCCAAATGAATGTTGCAGACAGCGAAGTTGTAAGGGCTGTTTTAACTTCCGAAAACATCGTATCAACTCTTGATATTTCGGATGCCGATATAATTCTCATAAACACTTGTTCGATAAGAGATAACGCCGAACAAAGAGTTATAAAGCGACTTAGTGAATTTGCTTCGTTGAAGCAAAAAAGAGCCGATATAATAATAGGTGTGATTGGATGTATGGCTGAGCGCATGAAGGAAACAATTTTTGAAAAAGTAAAGTCTGTCGATTTGATTGCAGGACCTGACTCGTATAGAGATTTGCCACGTTTGATAGATATTGCTGCAAGTGGCGAAAAAGCTTCGAATGTGCTGCTTTCTGTAGATGAAACCTATGCCGACATTAATCCTTTGCGACTTGGCGATAACGGAGTTAATGCTTTTATTAGCATTATGCGTGGTTGCGAGAACTTTTGTGCGTATTGTGTTGTGCCTTATACGCGTGGCAAGGAGAGAAGCAGAAATTTTTCATCTATAATTGATGAAGCCAAATACTTGTTTGATAATGGCTATCGCGAAGTTACCCTGCTTGGTCAGAATGTAAATTCATACAAAACACAAAACAATAATGAGCAGATTGATTTCCCCAAATTGATAAAGGCTGTAGCTCAGATAGACCCTTTATTAAGAGTGCGTTTTGCAACTTCGCATCCCAAAGATTTTAGCAACGATTTGATAGAAGCTATAATGCAGTACGATAATATTTGCAAGTCTGTTCATTTGCCAATGCAATCGGGAAGTACGAGTGTGCTAAAAAGAATGAGACGCAGTTACACCTTTGAATGGTATCTTGAAAGAGTTGAAACCTTGAAAAAACACATCCCTGAATGTTCTTTGAGTACCGATATAATTGCCGGATTTTGCGGAGAAACCGAACAGGAACATCAAGAAACCATAGCGGCAATGAATCAAATACGCTTCAACGATGCTTTTATGTTTAAGTACAGCGAGCGACCAAATACAATAGCAGCAAAAAAATATAAAGATGACGTTCCTGATGAGGTAAAGAGTGCGAGATTGACAGAAATAATAGAGTTGCAGAAAAAGCATTCTTTACAACATAATAAAAAGGATATAGGAATAGAGTACGAAGTTTTGATAGAAGGAAGTTCAAAAAGGTCAGAAAAGCAATTGTACGGCAGAAATTCTCAAAATAAGGTTGTTGTTTTTGATGATAAAGGTTTTTTGAAAGGTACGTATATCAAAGTGAGGATAAGTTCTGTAACGTCGGCTACATTGTTGGGTGATAATATTTATTAA
- a CDS encoding polysaccharide export protein, which produces MKQSNKLLIFIVLVVFSSGFFSCASHKETLLLQETDDIVISSQKLPKLSFDDYCVQPGDFLMIHLFSFDEKSNAYFNSSNVSSNNYNVTEANIYLSSYMVNDSGYIQLPLLGDVYVKDKSTNQIQNDLNAIMSDFVMEPSVTVKLVGFNISILGEVRNPGRFMISKNRVNVLEAIAMAGDMGTYANRKEVKIVRSNKGVTELLVVDISRKDLIYSDNYYLRPNDIIYIEPLRSKRYTFEAFPYALVLTTITSTITTYLLILNYIKKQ; this is translated from the coding sequence ATGAAACAGAGTAATAAGTTATTAATATTCATTGTTTTGGTGGTATTTAGTTCGGGTTTCTTTTCGTGTGCCTCCCATAAGGAGACGCTTTTATTACAAGAAACGGACGATATAGTTATTAGTAGCCAAAAATTACCCAAACTTTCATTTGATGATTATTGCGTTCAGCCTGGAGATTTTTTAATGATACACCTGTTTTCTTTTGACGAAAAAAGTAACGCTTATTTTAATTCATCTAATGTTTCAAGCAATAATTATAACGTAACTGAGGCAAATATATACTTGTCGAGTTACATGGTAAACGATTCGGGTTATATTCAGTTACCGCTATTAGGCGATGTTTATGTTAAGGATAAAAGTACCAACCAGATACAGAACGACCTAAATGCAATAATGAGCGACTTTGTGATGGAGCCAAGCGTTACCGTAAAGTTGGTCGGATTTAACATTTCTATACTAGGCGAAGTTCGCAATCCGGGCAGATTCATGATTAGTAAAAACAGAGTCAATGTTTTGGAAGCTATTGCTATGGCTGGAGATATGGGAACATATGCTAATAGAAAAGAAGTAAAAATAGTACGCAGCAACAAAGGTGTTACTGAACTCCTTGTTGTTGATATAAGCAGAAAAGACTTAATATATTCAGACAACTACTATTTACGACCCAACGACATTATTTACATAGAACCACTTAGAAGCAAACGCTACACCTTTGAAGCATTTCCTTACGCACTTGTGCTTACAACAATAACATCAACTATTACCACATATTTGTTAATTCTCAATTATATTAAAAAGCAATGA